aagattattgggtcgtgcctgaatggactttgcaatgttcacgagctcagttaatgcctaaaagtcgcggtcgataccgtgctactaggattcctaatcagatggatgtccgtgaagctgaccagccacgagcccgacgccgatgtaaacattgtcgccaaccaggtcacgacaggcgcaactgcccgaatgctctttcaaggatggatactcagttggtaaatgatgccgctgacgattttatgcctccacctccaccaagatatgcagttcgaggtcgtcattctgtcagtcatactgatgatgccgatcacgattttatgcctccacctccaccaagatctgcagttcgaggtcgtcattctgtcagccacactggtggtacaggcgaagacatcggtctcagtgatgtcccacattctccacctcggtcttctgtgcgagacgattttttcggggttgatttagagaatgtagttgtgcaagatactcctccgtctagactctcaaCCGCTAGAATCGGGAAGGGTATCCGTAGCTTTTTTATGCGGAAaaggcgagacaattgaacTTATGCATTGTGTAATATTGGATTTCTGTGTTTAGTAATATTTGGACTTATGTATTgggtaatatttgtatttactTATATATTGAGTAAAATTGCGTTTTAAGTATCAAATGATCAGCTAAAAATGCTAACTTGGGTGGCGTTTTTTATTGAAACACGCCTATGGGAGTGGCGTGCTTCAATAGACGCCAACGGGACTGGCGTTTTTGTTCAGAATGAGTCgcgaaaccaattcatatattcttcCGTTGCAACAGGCTCAGTATTGTCCTCCAGATCAGTCCATGTCGTAAAGTGCAtgttgtcccactcctgtatataattggcgtGCCATTGAACCCAATTCCGACCAGATTTTCCACGGTGATCTTGtttcaaaaaatcagaaccgtggaaccgggggagatccgggatatacggttggacaatcctgaattggcgcaacactcggtgtggcaggtgtggctcagccagattccaacaaataagcgttgttatcgacatccatataggacgaccggcatcacaactttccggcaactctcggtggagataaggcctccaaataaactacatgtgatacaaatttttcaaaataatttcaataaaaacaaaaaacaatttataagtatatgaagtacctgattaggatgcatcaaggagaactgatctcggaaattttcaatacaatgtccgggtgcttttacatatgacgccggaccattccatctaaaaaatttaaattatgagcgaagaacacgaagattgatgaacattaagcttaaaaaatgaattagtgaacaacttacgcgcttgcacatggtagatagtctgtatgcacgggatctagcatcctcggtctaatatttgggattctctcccaagcccaaagctgtaatagagttaaggctccccctacatccgtcctcttagcaacggccgcttcacacaaattgtggtacaagcaagcaagcgtcgcaccaccccagctatatgtaGAACATCGTTCTATATCCAAGAAAAAGTGtaggtagaagaacggaattttattttCGGAGCCgttggggatcatcagaccaccaagtaatagcagacaatagatacgagcccgctgagcatatatgttGTGTTCGTGGTCACCagacagctcaatcctcaattgacgcgataagcttgtctgcttaaaagccatttccttcaactcggatgcgtccggtatgaatcctagaaaatccaaacaCCTGTCCTTCCAATATCCCACTTCCGTCGGGGGATGTAATCTGTcagagcctctccatcaactttcaggccccataagacctccacgtcttccagtgtcacagtagcttcaccgactggaaagtgaaacgtgtgagtctctggcctccaacgttcaatcaaagctgtgataagatggtggtcaatgtcttttggtttaccacaccttaatatacccccaaaccccatctggtccactattgCCAAGACATATTGAtggatgggaacatcccaaattattccttcatatcgtcggcagcgtacatattcggatggaactcctgcccatatgttgttagagacgtgttgtctctgaaaatataatacagatggatccgcaggaccacatgcaagccgacgacgagaggttgaagatgatgccataatttacctacacaacattcataatccaaattcaacaataaccaaccatacaccatttcaataattagatacaatttaatccaatatcacaaaattgaacaccaacatcaaataattcacctacacaacattgcacattcaaaatcataatccaattcacctacacaaaattaacaatttaaattaaCAATTCGtccaacctaacaatttcaatttgcccaatttcaattttgcctaacctaacaatttcaatttgcccaatttcaattttgtctaacctaacaatttcaatttgtccaatttcaatttgacaaacctaacaatataaacaaatttaacaattcaaactaatcaacatacatcaaccaaaacccacataaaccaaaacaatttgcccaattttttagctataacaaccctagggtttaggtttataatcaaatttatacacaaattcacttaaacccaaacaatccgacataataatcaacaataatgtcattcaaccaatccaaaatgcataatatttctactcaattcacaacacattacaaaccctagctaactatccaccacttactctaataatgtaaaatgtaagcatactaaccgaagaaaatagatgaatttggggaagaatagcaccgattgatgaatgtaggACGAAATCACGGAGAGGGGGGCGATTTCGCGGAGAGGAGGCGCGCAGCTTGGAGAAATCGcgaagtgtgtgtattgtgagattttcgcgatttgggggaggcaCGGCTGGTATATCAGCCTGTGAAAACACGCCactcaggttggcgtttttcgcGACTAGGTGAACACGCCactcaggttggcgtttttcgcAAAACAagtaaacacgccactcaggttggcgtttttcgcGACTTCAGTAAACACGCTACTCGTGTTTGCGTCTTTCCTTAAGCACGCCAATCTGCTCGGCGTTTCTACAACAATACACACGCCAATTACAAAGGCGTTTTTTTCAGGaatacacgccaaccaagttggcgttTCTACTACAATACACACGCCAATTACAAAGGCGTTTTTTCAGGaatacacgccaaccaagttggcgttTTTCAACGTAATTGCAATTGGAGAGAATACGCCCAAAATACGacacaagtataaaacgccacctacgttggcgtcTTAACGTGTAAACACGCCATTaatattggcgtttttacttaaagACACGCCAATtgcattggcgtttttcccatatgtggaatagataacaaaatgggtacatttacgttatcTTTAATGTAAACTGCCCCAGAAACCCGATTTTTCCGTATACCCGTGCATTGAACAGCACTGTATCATTTTCTAAAACCCTCGCATTTCCCCCACACGAAGGAAGCAGCAACAATGGCTTGGCGCGGTTCGCTTTCCCGATCGCTGATGTCCGCCGCTAGGGCTTCCACTCCCCGCTCATCGCTGCCACACGCCACCCTGCGTTCTCCTCCTGTTTCTTCCTCTCGCCTCAATTCACGTCGCCTCTCCTTCTCCAATCCCAGGTTTAAATTTTGTCCTTTcccacattaattaattgtatcTTCGAATTTTAAGGGAGCAGTCTCTCAATCCGGCGTTGCATATGTTCTCGCACGTTTTCTAAGTTTGGATAAATGAAGAAATATTTCTCACATCTTTGTATGATTTTTCCGCTTTCCTAGACGAGAATTTCGTTTCATTTTCCGGGAGAAACATCAATTTGCCAGACTTTCTAACCAATTTGAAGCCTTAGTTGCTAGGATTTCACAATCAGCGAGAAAATGCCGCATTGAATTATTACTAGTTGAACTTCAGTGCCTGCTGAAGGTTGTCCTTGGAATGTGATTATTCTTTATTCACATCTCATTGTGGTGTGGGGATTTATCTACTCGCTTACTCTTTTGCTAATGCTTTTAGTTTGATAATTTGATGCAGCACACTGGGGGAACTGGGATGCACCCAGTCGCTATTGTCACTGCATAGGACAGTGGCAGGAACACGGTTGACATCTCATTTGGCTGACAATGTGCGAGCTTTCTGTGAGCTGTCCCATGGTACCCTCTGCCGTTCTTGTCAGGATCGCTAATAGTTTCTTTGTGAGTCTAATGCTACTGTGTGCTTGTGGTAGATGCATGTGGATAAACTGAAAAACTTGTGTTGCTCTAGTTGCCCAACAGATGGTGCTATATGTGAATGTTTTACCGAACTAAATGGTGTAATTATCATTTAGTTTCACGTTATAAAGTTTTAGTTGATAAGAAGTTCAGTAATTGAAATTTAATGATGGTCACAGGAGTTGAATAAGGGTAAGGTTAGCTGATATTTCATTAAAAGAAGGCCGGACTTGAATAAATTGGAATATACTATTTCAAGAACCATTTATTGTTCAATAGTAGCATAGTGTATCATAAACATAATAACATATCCAGTTATGCAAACTGACTATGCAACATAAACATATCCAGTAGTAGCTGATATTTAATAGATCTAGTTAAGTTTACACTTTACATGCATTTTCTACTACTATGCATCTATccctctttttttccttttttacttattttaacATATGCATGTTGTGATCTAGTTAGTATTAAGTCTTTTGGGATTGAAGATATATTTCAGTTGTAATTAACTGTTACATAAGTATCATGAGGATTTTGGGAAAATAATAAGGATATACCCAAGAATGTAGACCTGAATATGATCATTTAAATTGCATCTTTTAGTGTATAAGGAAATTATTACTGATATATGTAGGACGATTAGTCATCCCTTGCTcgaaaatgttttattttaattttcttggtttatatatataggtttttcagaaattattttattgatttaagTCTGTAATTTGAGTTGCCCAAAAAGGCTACAATGCTCTAAGTTATAACATTCTCAATACTAATTGGTTGTGCATAGAAGCAATTCTTCGGTTGCCGCAAGGTGATAATCTATTTTACTTCCTCATCTACTCTCAGTTGGTAATGTCAGTAGATCAAGATTACAATTTACAACCTTTTCTTTCTTATCTGATACGAATTAATGGAAGCTCCCCTGGGCCCTGGTTCTAGCTTCCATTGTTCAAAGAAAGATTGTGTGGTCTCCGTGAAACATTTCTGTTCACTTTCATTTTAGGATTGTGATAGCTGAATCTGAAATGCAGTGGCTATATGTGGATATTATCTATTTGTTCATTGTTGGACCTGTGTAATTCATGATTAATGTTTATATCTTTGACTAGTCAAAACCACATAAACGGTAAGTAGAAAAGTGGTAGGAACTAGGAACTAGGAACTAGAATGAATAGTGAAGTATCAATAAATGAAAGAATATTAACTTCCATTATCGTATCGGTTATTTACCCAATTATGCTTTTGCCCATGGGGGGCTATGGTTAGTCAGACATGTACATAATCATAATTTTCTATGTAGAGCTTAGGTATAGAATTGTGTGTTTCTGTGCTTTTCTTATAGGCTGCATTTATTGATTTTGTCATGAGAATCGAGTATTATTTGGTTTTTTATTTAGACTTATCATTAGTACTTACCAATTATATATGCCCCACATTGTGTACCTATTTAAGATATACGTATTAGTAAAAACCTGTGAATGAACGTTAGTTTGGCAAACTCCTTGTGTGATGGGTTATTGTTTTAGCAATTGTAGATCAGAGAAAATTGGGCAAAGAAATGAGACATGGGCTTGTCTGCTTGTAGGACTTTTGCATGACATGGAGCCCTTTTTATAGAACTAATAAAGTACTTTGGGATTTGTTGCTTAGTTTGTCGCCTTTAGGATGTCTGTTCAGCTCTACTGCATTAGTGATGGAAAACACCCTAATGATTCTTGAAGTGACTAATGACTTAACAAGCTTATTCTAAGCAGACATCTTCATGTTCTTCTAACCTAATATCAATTATTTTAGGTAAACCCTGAAGTTCCTGCACTTGTCATTCCCACTAATATATCAAGTTTTACATTGTTGCAGGTACCTGAACATATTTGGACCGGAAATGCCAGTGCGCTCAAATCTTGGACTTGGTTAATAGGTTGTTTTGCAGGAATTTCCCCTTTggggaaaaattgaaattaaattaataatttgcatttttccCAGTTTAGCCTATTTCAAGTAGAGTCTAAATTAAAGACATT
This sequence is a window from Salvia splendens isolate huo1 chromosome 5, SspV2, whole genome shotgun sequence. Protein-coding genes within it:
- the LOC121802590 gene encoding uncharacterized protein LOC121802590 isoform X1; the encoded protein is MAWRGSLSRSLMSAARASTPRSSLPHATLRSPPVSSSRLNSRRLSFSNPSTLGELGCTQSLLSLHRTVAGTRLTSHLADNVRAFCELSHGT
- the LOC121802590 gene encoding uncharacterized protein LOC121802590 isoform X2, whose translation is MAWRGSLSRSLMSAARASTPRSSLPHATLRSPPVSSSRLNSRRLSFSNPSTLGELGCTQSLLSLHRTVAGTRLTSHLADNVRAFCELSHGTLCRSCQDR